The Mercurialis annua linkage group LG8, ddMerAnnu1.2, whole genome shotgun sequence genome window below encodes:
- the LOC126661205 gene encoding uncharacterized protein LOC126661205: MGAITKVIDTMLFLNFIIMALAVPLMSGQLCLPLKLYPKFLINLMKWYSHEFGDHLYSHNPPNYFRGISWWDLLFHFPLVCLGLYGILGAKPWFNTVCLMYGASISATMAAIIGDFCGAGKGSDTIMLGYYPFFGVGILAMLRGLLPPSAKPSASASAMVNGNAPSTKKLA; encoded by the exons ATGGGTGCAATTACAAAAGTAATCGACACCATGCTGTTTCTGAACTTCATAATAATGGCACTGGCGGTTCCGTTAATGTCCGGTCAGCTGTGTCTTCCTCTGAAACTGTATCCAAAATTCTTGATCAATCTGATGAAATGGTATAGCCATGAATTTGGAGACCATCTCTATTCTCATAATCCACCAAATTATTTTAGAGGAATTTCTTGGTGGGATCTTTTGTTTCATTTTCCTCTTGTTTGTTTGGGTTTGTATGGGATTTTAGGTGCTAAACCTTGGTTTAACACCGTTTGTTTGATGTATGGCGCCTCAATTTCCGCTACCATG GCTGCTATAATCGGGGATTTTTGTGGGGCGGGTAAGGGATCAGACACAATAATGCTTGGTTACTACCCCTTCTTCGGCGTTGGAATATTGGCCATGCTACGTGGTCTTCTGCCTCCCTCGGCCAAACCTTCGGCTTCGGCTTCTGCTATGGTAAATGGAAATGCCCCGTCCACCAAAAAACTAGCTTGA
- the LOC126661068 gene encoding LOB domain-containing protein 1-like yields MSIPPISIPSPYSNNNSSSPSSPSSQHSSPPLVILSPCAACKILRRRCVDKCILAPYFPPTEPYKFTIAHRVFGASNIIKFLQELPESQRADAVSSMVYEANARIRDPVYGSAGAICQLQKQVNDLQAQLAKAQAEVMNMQCQQANFVALICMELQQSHHHQEPYFQQQQFVDTTCFLDETNFGTSWEPLWT; encoded by the exons ATGTCAATTCCTCCAATTTCTATTCCTTCTCCATACTCTAATAATaactcttcttctccttcttcgcCATCTTCTCAACACTCTTCTCCTCCGTTGGTTATTCTTAGCCCCTGTGCTGCCTGCAAAATCCTTCGCCGCCGATGCGTCGACAAATGTATTCTTGCTCCTTATTTTCCTCCTACTGAGCCTTACAAGTTCACCATTGCTCATAGAGTCTTTGGTGCTAGCAATATCATCAAGTTCTTGCAG GAACTGCCCGAGTCTCAAAGAGCAGACGCAGTAAGCAGCATGGTTTACGAAGCAAATGCAAGAATTCGAGACCCGGTTTACGGAAGTGCCGGAGCGATTTGTCAGCTTCAGAAACAAGTGAATGATCTACAAGCTCAATTAGCTAAAGCACAAGCTGAGGTTATGAACATGCAATGCCAACAAGCCAATTTTGTTGCACTAATTTGCATGGAATTGCAGCAATCTCATCACCACCAAGAACCCTATTTCCAGCAGCAACAGTTTGTCGATACAACTTGTTTTCTTGACGAGACTAATTTTGGAACATCTTGGGAGCCTCTCTGGACATGA
- the LOC126662002 gene encoding uncharacterized protein LOC126662002: protein MVGRFQPWMTGLFIATMDATVFDISPQWTKRARVEFDSASIITDPVNQISIDEYKINIRDKVRRAYVLKGSCQPKSRMFPQKKFGRKNRSFQKTWFSKYVWLEYSVSKDAKFCFWCYLFKPPKTKSQGGREVFTKMRFTNWKNARVSWGEHVEKVDSDHNYAARNYQAYKNQRQSVEHIFAQHAFDMEFAYRTQLTAVLDAI from the exons ATGGTTGGAAGATTTCAGCCATGGATGACTGGTTTGTTTATAGCAACCATGGATGCTACT GTATTTGATATAAGTCCACAATGGACAAAAAGAGCGCGTGTTGAGTTTGATTCTGCAAGCATAATTACGGATCCTGTAAATCAGATTTCGATTGATGAATACAAAATCAATATTAGAGATAAAGTAAGACGTGCATATGTGCTTAAAGGTTCTTGTCAACCAAAGAGCCGTATGTTTCCTCAAAAAAAATTTGGGAGAAAAAATAGAAGTTTTCAAAAGACCTGGTTTAGTAAATATGTATGGTTGGAGTATAGTGTATCAAAAGATGCAAAATTTTGCTTTTGGTGTTATTTGTTTAAACCACCAAAGACTAAATCTCAAGGTGGTCGAGAAGTATTCACCAAAATGAGATTCACTAATTGGAAAAATGCAAGAGTTAGCTGGGGAGAACATGTTGAAAAAGTTGATAGTGACCACAATTATGCAGCGAGAAATTATCAAGCATACAAAAACCAACGACAAAGTGTGGAGCACATATTTGCTCAACACGCTTTTGACATGGAGTTTGCTTATCGTACTCAATTGACAGCGGTTTTGGATGCTATCTGA
- the LOC126662001 gene encoding uncharacterized protein LOC126662001 — MVIYVDDHGEILERFLSVVHVTDTSSHTLKEAIDNFFAMYGLSISRLQGQAYDRASNMHGEFNGLKSLILNENLYARYVHCFAHQLQLAVVAVAKILLMENSFSYLSTIVNIIGTSYKRKYALIKSHHDLMVTRLEKGEFYSEKGLHQETSLARPRDIRWGSHYQTVIRILLMWPSVMEVLGNVHDDATSSKEKRSSSNHLGRMDGMIFFDETRKFFVENSIDVPNLEDSLPIREFYTKKNFTFDLMMLSDQLEIYIHDVRQSADFVELVRIGQLTKKLIETVKYIVYHLIYRLNEQALIFPVSTASVERTFSAMNIIKTDLRNKIEDEFLKDSLSCFIQKQIFVKINDELILQHFQVMQT; from the exons ATGGTGATATATGTTGATGATCATGGAGAGATTCTCGAAAGGTTTCTTTCAGTTGTGCATGTAACAGATACTTCATCACATACTTTAAAGGAAGCTATTGacaacttttttgcaatgtatGGACTCTCAATATCTAGACTGCAAGGGCAAGCATATGATAGGGCTTCAAACATGCATGGAGAATTCAATGGTTTAAAGTCGCTCATACTAAATGAGAATCTTTATGCTAGGTATGTTCATTGTTTTGCTCACCAGCTGCAATTGGCGGTTGTTGCTGTTGCAAAAATATTACTTATGGAGAATTCATTTAGTTATTTATCAACAATTGTGAACATTATTGGAACTTCCTATAAAAGAAAATATGCACTCATAAAAAGTCATCATGATCTTATGGTCACACGATTAGAAAAGGGTGAATTTTATTCAGAAAAAGGGTTACATCAAGAGACAAGTCTTGCAAGACCTAGAGACATAAGGTGGGGTTCTCATTATCAAACAGTAATTCGTATATTGTTGATGTGGCCTTCAGTAATGGAAGTGCTTGGGAATGTTCATGATGATGCGACTAGTTCAAAGGAAAAAAG GTCAAGTTCCAATCATTTAGGAAGGATGGATGGAATGATCTTTTTTGATGAGACTCGCAAGTTTTTTGTTGAAAATTCTATCGATGTGCCTAATTTAGAAGATAGTTTACCGATTCGTG AGTTTTATACAAAGAAAAATTTTACATTTGATTTGATGATGTTGAGTGATCAATTGGAGATATACATACATGATGTGAGGCAAAGTGCTGACTTTGTTGAACTTGTGAGAATCGGGCAACTTACAAAGAAGCTAATCGAAACAGTGAAGTACATTGTTTATCATCTTATTTATCGATTGAATGAACAAGCATTGATTTTTCCAGTTTCAACAGCTTCAGTTGAAAGGACATTTTCAGCAATGAACATTATCAAGACTGATTTGCGTAATAAAATAGAAGATGAATTTCTAAAAGACAGCTTATCATGTTTTATTCAGAAACAAATTTTTGTTAAGATTAATGACGAGCTCATTCTACAACACTTTCAAGTTATGCAGACGTAA